In Carassius carassius chromosome 14, fCarCar2.1, whole genome shotgun sequence, the genomic stretch tgactcattgcataaatgtcatgtaattgtcaataaaagcctttgaaacgcatgaagtgcttgtaattatatttcagtacatcacagaaacaactgaaacaaagatctaaaagcagtttaacagcaaactttttgaaaactaatatttatgtaattctcaaaacttttggccacgactgtacatgcatATCTGAATGCATAGCATTTGAAAGTATACTCCTTTTGATAACGTGACCAAACTCAGGCGGTTGCAATATAAACACTACAAAGTTTCATCTCTATACTAGTTTTGGTACCTTTTTAGTTGCGGGCAAGTGTTAATctagtcacaaaaaaaaaagtattttgtcgTCACAGCCTCCAAAAGTTTGATGTTCCATctcttcaattcaattcaagtttatttgtatatcactTTTTAAGATACAAATCATTTCAAGTAGTAGCttgtcagtggtgactgtcagtttatatgCATATGACagacattttcagaaaaattaatacaagacttagtcaaccagacaatgaacactattaacaacaattattatatgatgcaatcacacttgtagcaatatttggtcTTCAGCCAATTAgtggaataaaaacaatcaaGGTGCATGTGCATGCTAAGCATACAAagtatgaataattaaaaaaaattgacttaCATGCATACAGTAAGTGTATACTATGCTGATGATGAAATTTGTGTCATACTCACTGCATGCACACCCGTGTACACATAAAAACCTaagtatactttggcctttatgTTGCATTCAAGATATACATCCATCAATTCATGAAATTTTTCCGTTCTAAAGAGGGGGTGTCCCAATACAATTCATTGGTGTTTGGTGATGGGTTTTTGCTCAAGATCTTCATTTAAAGTCACACCAGAGGAGTTCAGCTGGGATAAGGACTTGGCTTTCTGAAGTCtagtcaagttcttccacactgaCTGAATCAAAAAAAATTTAACCTTGCCTTATACACAGAGGTACCGTCATGTTAGAATAGCAAAGGGTCCTGTCCAGACAATTGCTATGTGATTGTATTATATCTTTAAACATTAAGGTTTGTACTCATGGAAATTACTAAAGTAGCCAAACCTGTTAATTAGAATGGGATGTTCCAATCTGTTTGGCAATACAGTGTATTTTCAATTCTTACGTTTACTGCTGCAGGTCCCCCTGCAAGAATGGTGGTCTCTGTGAGGATCTGGGTGGTTATGCTCCAAAACTGTCTTGTCGATGCCTGGCTGGCTTCACGGGGCCCCGCTGTGAGACCAACATGGATGACTGCCTGATGCGCCCCTGTGCCAATGGCGCCACCTGTTTGGATGGCGTGAACCGTTTTTCTTGTCTGTGCCCTGCGGGTTTCACCGGCCGTTTCTGCACCATAAACCTGGACGACTGCGCCAGCCAGCCCTGCCTCAACGGAGGACGCTGTATAGACAGAGTCTCCACCTTCCAGTGCTTCTGCTCTCCAGGGTTCACTGGAAGAACTTGCGAGATTCCCGTGTGGGAGTCAGGACCTCAAGCAGTGTCTCCATTCAGGGGCGAAGGAGACATAGTTATGCTGAGCAAACCTGCCCCAGTCAATCGGTCCCATGGGACCACTCCTAATGGGGATGAAAGACGGTCGTTCAAAATCTCAGTGGTGACTCAGCATGGGGCAGAAGGGCTGTCAGAGCTGCAGCTCATCATCTTGCTGGTTTTGGGGGGCATGACTTTGGCCATGGTGGCACTAACAGCTGGTCTGGTGCTGCGCGGACATTGCCAGGACCGATCGGCTCGCTGTCAGTGCAGACTAGCTCCCGCTCATCATCGCCCATTCCACCGATGCCGAACAAACTCTGTGCCTGCACAACAGGAATGCAAAATCAGCTTCCTCCAGGCTCCGGCTCCAGCTGAGCTTGAGAAGAAGAGGCTGAACACAGACATCATTTAGCCACAGAAATCATGCAGCTGCTCTTGTTGAAGTAAAAGACCCCTTCTGACCTCTCAAAAGATAAAGACGGTACTCATTAATCTGAGAGTTGGTCGCTAAGAAGCAGGTGGTCATATCCAGAGGATTACACAGAAATAAAGAACCAAttagttgtgttattttattaaagatgCCACAAGTGAGGCATGAACTGCTGAGGGAACATTAGGTCAGCGAGAGACAACATGAAATCAATAATACCCGTACCTGGTTTTGGAAAAATTTTCTAAAGATAAAAGAGATGCTTGTCTTTGTAATATTTCATCCAAAATGTACTTACTCTgcctccgaaaaaaaaaaaagctctcacCAAGCATTACTTTTGCTGGAAAACTTGAACCATGGAGAGTCGGAATCGATTTCCTCCCCCAAATTTTagggatttatttttatatgaaatgaaAATTTTTGTTTCTGGTATTTTATTTGGGTCTTTAACCTTTTTTCCTCAAAGGCACCATAACAGAAAAATGCTTTCTAGCTAACAGTAATCATGTAACTTTGGTCACCAGGTGCTAACATTTttaagactgaaaaaaaaaaaaggttaacatTACAGTAAGGTTACTTACAGACTAACGGTGAAAAATTTTctgcaaaaaattattaaagggatagattcttaactcaaaccgttgcaatctatcagtcttataatgacAGTCAATGGGCTGCATGGCTTtgagaataaaaaagaaattaaaatacacCGACCAAACCAAATGAAACCCTGCGCTCTTAAGACACAAAACAACAggtatttatttatatcattttttaccTCTGATCCACCGCAATGTCCAACTGTCCTGAGTGCATTCACAACATATGGTGCGTGAcgtcaaataaatatggttgggCAAAAAACTCCACGTTGTCTGATGATGTATCAAAATCTTCTTCCATTGTGATGATCTGTACTTCTttagatatataataatatacaatatataaaatatatttagatcaTTGCAGTGCCAGTGAACACGTCCACAATCTCTCTGCACTGTGTAAGTGTAAGTATATGCGCGACAGATCGCTTCTGCACATGTGCCTACTATCATAGATATGTATAGAGGCCCTTTTCGACCGCTCCAGATATGCTGACGCATCCGCCATTTTGGAACGTATCGTGG encodes the following:
- the LOC132157400 gene encoding protein delta homolog 2-like isoform X2, with the translated sequence MKLSVVLLLCGCSMLLQHNCEAQVETFPTPSASNCTCELGHGKCAESGDCRCDPGWGGPRCEDCVRMPGCVHGTCYQPWQCTCMDGWGGRFCDKDIYVCSREQPCQNGATCVLNDSGDYSCLCPEGFHGRDCELKTGPCQKTKSPCKNGGLCEDLGGYAPKLSCRCLAGFTGPRCETNMDDCLMRPCANGATCLDGVNRFSCLCPAGFTGRFCTINLDDCASQPCLNGGRCIDRVSTFQCFCSPGFTGRTCEIPVWESGPQAVSPFRGEGDIVMLSKPAPVNRSHGTTPNGDERRSFKISVVTQHGAEGLSELQLIILLVLGGMTLAMVALTAGLVLRGHCQDRSARCQCRLAPAHHRPFHRCRTNSVPAQQECKISFLQAPAPAELEKKRLNTDII
- the LOC132157400 gene encoding protein delta homolog 2-like isoform X1 yields the protein MKLSVVLLLCGCSMLLQHNCEAQVLFSSVETFPTPSASNCTCELGHGKCAESGDCRCDPGWGGPRCEDCVRMPGCVHGTCYQPWQCTCMDGWGGRFCDKDIYVCSREQPCQNGATCVLNDSGDYSCLCPEGFHGRDCELKTGPCQKTKSPCKNGGLCEDLGGYAPKLSCRCLAGFTGPRCETNMDDCLMRPCANGATCLDGVNRFSCLCPAGFTGRFCTINLDDCASQPCLNGGRCIDRVSTFQCFCSPGFTGRTCEIPVWESGPQAVSPFRGEGDIVMLSKPAPVNRSHGTTPNGDERRSFKISVVTQHGAEGLSELQLIILLVLGGMTLAMVALTAGLVLRGHCQDRSARCQCRLAPAHHRPFHRCRTNSVPAQQECKISFLQAPAPAELEKKRLNTDII
- the LOC132157400 gene encoding protein delta homolog 2-like isoform X3, whose translation is MKLSVVLLLCGCSMLLQHNCEAQETFPTPSASNCTCELGHGKCAESGDCRCDPGWGGPRCEDCVRMPGCVHGTCYQPWQCTCMDGWGGRFCDKDIYVCSREQPCQNGATCVLNDSGDYSCLCPEGFHGRDCELKTGPCQKTKSPCKNGGLCEDLGGYAPKLSCRCLAGFTGPRCETNMDDCLMRPCANGATCLDGVNRFSCLCPAGFTGRFCTINLDDCASQPCLNGGRCIDRVSTFQCFCSPGFTGRTCEIPVWESGPQAVSPFRGEGDIVMLSKPAPVNRSHGTTPNGDERRSFKISVVTQHGAEGLSELQLIILLVLGGMTLAMVALTAGLVLRGHCQDRSARCQCRLAPAHHRPFHRCRTNSVPAQQECKISFLQAPAPAELEKKRLNTDII